One part of the Helicobacter cetorum MIT 99-5656 genome encodes these proteins:
- a CDS encoding SEL1-like repeat protein produces the protein MLESVKKATFKVLCLSALCVMGLVAAQDPKELVSLGAKSYKEQDFTKAKKYFEKACDLKENSGCFNLGVLYYSGHGVEKDFKKAAQFYTKSCDLDYSNGCFNAANLYYDGQGVSKNIKKSLQYYSKACDLKYAEGCASLGGIYHDGKAVTRDFKKALEYFTKACDLNDADGCTILGSLYDNARGTPKDLKKALAMYDKACELKDSPGCFNAGNMYHHGEGTAKNFKEALARYTKACELKNGGGCFNLGAMQYNGEGVSSKEKEAIENFKKGCKLGAKGACDALKQLKIKI, from the coding sequence ATGTTAGAAAGTGTCAAAAAAGCAACTTTCAAAGTTTTGTGTTTGAGTGCGTTATGCGTAATGGGTTTAGTGGCCGCACAAGACCCTAAAGAGCTTGTGAGTTTGGGTGCAAAGAGTTACAAAGAGCAAGATTTTACTAAGGCTAAGAAATATTTTGAAAAAGCCTGTGATTTGAAAGAGAATAGTGGGTGCTTTAATCTAGGCGTGTTATACTACTCTGGGCATGGGGTAGAAAAGGATTTTAAAAAGGCCGCTCAGTTTTACACAAAAAGCTGTGATTTAGATTATAGCAATGGGTGTTTTAATGCCGCTAATTTGTATTATGATGGGCAAGGTGTTTCCAAAAACATCAAAAAATCTTTACAATATTACTCTAAGGCTTGTGATTTGAAATATGCTGAAGGGTGTGCGAGCTTAGGAGGGATTTATCATGATGGTAAGGCGGTAACAAGAGATTTTAAAAAAGCCTTAGAATACTTTACCAAGGCTTGTGATTTGAACGACGCTGATGGTTGCACGATTTTAGGAAGTTTGTATGATAATGCTAGAGGTACGCCTAAAGATTTGAAAAAAGCTCTTGCTATGTATGATAAGGCTTGCGAACTAAAAGATAGTCCGGGGTGTTTTAATGCGGGCAATATGTATCACCATGGCGAAGGCACAGCGAAAAATTTTAAAGAAGCCCTTGCTCGTTATACTAAGGCATGCGAACTGAAAAATGGTGGAGGGTGTTTCAATCTAGGGGCTATGCAATACAATGGCGAAGGGGTATCTAGCAAGGAAAAAGAAGCGATAGAAAATTTCAAAAAGGGCTGTAAATTGGGGGCTAAGGGAGCGTGCGATGCGCTCAAACAGCTAAAAATTAAAATCTAG
- a CDS encoding bifunctional 4-hydroxy-2-oxoglutarate aldolase/2-dehydro-3-deoxy-phosphogluconate aldolase: MQNKIREFLQISPIVPVVVIESLEDAVPLAQSLIGGGIKIIEVTLRSSCALESIELIAKSVPDMCVGAGTILNTTQLEQAKSRGAEFFISPGLTPTLLEYAKKKDIPLIPGVSSSSEVMQALEFDYNTLKFFPAENIGGAKLLNAFNGPFKEVKFCPTGGVSLNNMHTYLNLENVLCVGGSWLTPKDLVKSKEWDKIIEICKQALAEV; encoded by the coding sequence ATGCAAAATAAAATAAGAGAATTTTTACAAATTAGCCCTATTGTTCCTGTGGTTGTGATTGAGAGTTTAGAAGACGCTGTGCCACTTGCACAAAGCTTAATAGGGGGGGGTATTAAAATCATAGAAGTAACTTTGCGTTCAAGCTGTGCTTTAGAAAGTATAGAGCTTATTGCTAAGAGTGTGCCAGATATGTGTGTGGGTGCTGGCACGATTTTAAACACCACTCAATTAGAGCAAGCTAAAAGTAGGGGGGCAGAGTTTTTTATTAGTCCGGGTCTTACACCCACTCTTTTAGAATATGCAAAGAAAAAAGATATACCCTTAATACCCGGAGTTTCTAGTAGTAGTGAAGTCATGCAAGCTTTAGAATTTGACTACAATACTTTAAAATTTTTTCCTGCTGAAAACATTGGGGGAGCAAAGCTTTTAAATGCCTTTAATGGCCCTTTTAAGGAAGTGAAATTTTGCCCCACAGGCGGTGTTAGTTTGAATAACATGCACACTTATTTGAATTTAGAAAATGTTTTATGTGTTGGGGGAAGTTGGCTTACACCTAAAGATTTAGTTAAAAGCAAAGAGTGGGATAAAATCATAGAAATTTGTAAGCAAGCACTAGCTGAGGTTTAA